The following coding sequences lie in one Metopolophium dirhodum isolate CAU chromosome 5, ASM1992520v1, whole genome shotgun sequence genomic window:
- the LOC132944286 gene encoding transmembrane protein 165 isoform X2, protein MFAKVSLLCVVLIATAIASSLPVDENEDLLPTIVPDVGDSLTSEQTTKHTPTVSLGLVHAFVASLSVIIVSELGDKTFFIAAIMAMRHSRITVFTGAISALALMTVLSVLFGYAATVIPRAYTYYISTALFAVFGLKMLREGFKMSPNEGQDELEEVQANLRRKDDEDADIEQQAPKRCRLRFGSKSLLIVSKTLIQAFTMTFLAEWGDRSQLATIILAAREDAYGVALGGVLGHSLCTGLAVIGGRFIAQKISVRTVTIVGGVVFIMFAVTALMFDPNEGET, encoded by the exons ATGTTTGCAAAAGTCAGTCTGCTGTGTGTGGTCCTGATAGCCACGGCCATAGCCAGTTCACTCCCAGTAGATGAAAATGAAGATCTACTACCTACAATTGTACCGGACGTTGGCGATTCACTGACGTCTGAGCAAACAACGAAACATACACCTACCGTTTCTCTGGGATTGGTACATGCCTTCGTTGCTTCACTTTCTGTGATAATTGTCTCGGAGTTGGGCgacaaaacatttttcattgccGCTATTATGGCCATGCGACATTCAAGAATTACAGTATTCACAGGTGCTATATCTGCTCTTGCACTTATGACCGTCTTATCAg ttttatttgGATATGCAGCAACAGTTATACCTCGAGCGTACACATATTACATATCAACAGCTTTGTTTGCTGTGTTTGGACTTAAAATGTTAAGAGAAGGTTTCAAAATGTCTCCTAATGAAGGACAAGATGAACTTGAAGAAGTACAAGCAAATTTACGACGAAAAGATGATGAg GATGCAGACATTGAACAACAGGCCCCAAAAAGATGTAGATTACGATTCGGCAGTAAGAGTTTGTTGATTGTGTCAAAAACTCTGATTCAAGCTTTTACTATGACATTCCTCGCAGAATGGGGAGACCGTAGTCAATTAGCCACTATAATTTTGGCAGCTAgagaa GATGCTTATGGTGTTGCACTTGGAGGAGTCTTAGGACATTCTTTATGTACAGGATTAGCTGTTATCGGTGGTCGTTTTATTGCTCAAAAAATATCTGTTCGAACTG taactATTGTGGGCGGTgttgtatttataatgtttgcCGTGACTGCATTAATGTTTGATCCAAATGAAGGAGAAACGTAG
- the LOC132944838 gene encoding probable RNA-binding protein EIF1AD, whose protein sequence is MSRATKRKHVQKEMLTADWNGPIDDQRIVRIVAGRGNNLHEVFSVEDNETFLVSMPAKFRRNVWVKRNDYVVIEPIAEGDKVRGEIVRVLTKEDMKLMKQKGWKKEDNYDIEPNTNRPVVTTISDLSCTDTDTDHDDPSEDTDYSS, encoded by the coding sequence atgTCTAGGGCGACTAAACGTAAACATGTGCAGAAAGAAATGCTTACTGCTGATTGGAATGGTCCAATAGATGATCAACGCATTGTTCGCATAGTTGCTGGCCGTGGCAACAATCTTCATGAAGTATTCTCAGTAGAAGACAATGAAACATTTCTTGTTTCAATGCCAGCTAAGTTCAGACGAAATGTTTGGGTGAAACGAAATGATTATGTTGTTATTGAACCAATAGCTGAAGGAGATAAAGTACGCGGTGAAATTGTACGCGTGTTGACCAAAGAAGACATGAAACTAATGAAACAGAAAGGATGGAAGAAGGAAGACAACTATGATATAGAACCAAATACAAATCGGCCTGTTGTTACCACGATCAGCGACTTAAGTTGTACCGATACAGACACTGATCATGATGATCCATCTGAAGATACAGATTATTCATCATGA
- the LOC132944282 gene encoding DNA polymerase subunit gamma-1, mitochondrial isoform X2 yields the protein MYWNRVNVYYAQCVRGHGKYCTVSKFHRPGKITELLAEKSGEEETVVSDSSTRIPRLVPMEKTEFRKNPLNIQMLSANLYEQLFNESHTTDENVLKMALNELSKYDLPSTLHKVPDIELQLPPLEGNIVDHFYEIGKMQSEPYAILMDEFLKQEIPEMPQEWVFREGWTRYGKEIEQCDYPKEKVMIFDVEVCCREGDLPTLATAVTSEAWYSWVSKDLISCNTRSGRYLGYSCKDLIPLETSIKSKEKITEWSNTPKLCVGHHVAYDRARIMEQYWLNRTALRFIDTMSLHVAISGITSYQKTLLKSKDVIEDESWQQHSSLNSLNEVYKLYCKAELSKSDRDTFVKGSLQDINNDFQNLMTYCANDVKATTKVLRKLWPLFLERFPHPVTLAGILELGTSYLPVNSNWKRYLDTSNEIYEDLDTESKFLLSQQANQACQLMYNYNYKRDLWLWDQNWTSKVLKLKKDKKKKPEITVENKPIEPEDIYEKRFFELENMFKPLMATSERLPLKTPHLAGYPEWYRKLCAPPKDPHWVPGPLLISSGMHLVPKLLSLMWKSLPLHYVRGNGWGQLVPYETDIKLPDAELVPLKELQDHYIKSNASCDCKIKINNTELHETVQTNLVKYECIFKKKNHKTIRNRPCKENLAAGCGMLKLPHKDGNHLNVGNPLARDFLNKFSQNGLSGKDSKAEHIIEISRMLSYWRNNRERVEGQIVVWTDKSKGYGAIIPQVVVCGTLTRRAVERTWMTAANAIDERVGSELRSMIQSPPGYSLVGADVDSQELWIASVIGDSYYGKEHGATAFGWMTLSGRKNDGTDMHSSTAKAIGITRDNAKVLNYARIYGAGKPFSERLLKQFNPDLSPAQAKQKAIAMFNMTKGNRIYKLHDTVLPEVKKREHSRLGAQELCTIYNKSVDELFNKPIWSGGSESAMFNSLEQIACSKQPKTPFLESRLSRALEINGVDIDKFIPTRINWVVQSGAVDFLHLMLVCMRWLIHPNVRFCLSFHDEIRYLVPDEHRYQTALALHVTNLLFC from the exons ATGTATTGGAATCGTGTTAACGTTTATTATGCGCAATGTGTGCGCGGCCATGGAAAATACTGTACCGTATCCAAATTCCACCGACCGGGCAAAATAACCGAACTGTTGGCTGAGAAATCTGGAGAAGAAGAAACTGTAGTGTCGGACTCGTCGACTAGAATACCGCGCTTGGTACCAATGGAGAAGACCGAATTTCGTAAAAACCCATTGAACATTCAAATGTTGTCGGCCAACTTGTACGAACAGCTTTTCAACGAGTCTCATACCACAGATGAAAATGTTCTGAAGATGGCCCTGAATGAGCTGTCCAAATATGATTTGCCATCGACATTGCACAAGGTGCCTGATATTGAACTCCAATTACCTCCGTTGGAGGGAAACATAGTTGATCACTTTTATGAAATTGGTAAAATGCAAAGTGAACCATATGCAATTCTGATggatgaatttttaaaacaagaaaTACCAGAAATGCCTCAGGAATGGGTGTTCAGAGAAGGTTGGACTAGGTATGGAAAAGAAATCGAGCAATGTGATTATCCCAAAGAGAAAGTCATGATTTTCGATGTCGAAGTATGTTGTAGAGAAGGTGACTTACCTACTTTAGCAACTGCTGTTACATCAGAAGCTTGGTACAGTTGGGTGAGTAAAGACTTAATCAGCTGCAATACCAGGTCGGGTAGATATCTTGGCTATTCATGTAAAGATCTCATTCCATTAGAGACATCAATTAAATCTAAAGAGAAAATCACCGAATGGTCAAACACTCCCAAGTTGTGTGTAGGCCATCACGTTGCTTATGATAGAGCTAGAATTATGGAGCAATATTGGCTAAATCGTACAGCTCTTAGATTTATAGACACCATGTCTCTGCATGTTGCCATCAGTGGAATAACTAGTTatcaaaaaacattattaaaatcaaaagatGTCATCGAAGATGAATCTTGGCAACAACACAGctcattaaatagtttaaatgaagtgtataaactatattgtaaGGCTGAGTTGTCTAAGAGCGATCGTGATACATTTGTTAAAGGTTCACTAcaagatattaataatgattttcaaaatttaatgacCTACTGTGCAAATGATGTTAAAGCCACTACTAAAGTCTTGAGAAAATTGTGGCCTTTATTTTTAGAACGTTTTCCTCATCCTGTTACATTGGCTGGTATTTTAGAATTGGGCACATCATATTTGCCAGTAAATTCAAATTGGAAAAGGTATCTAGACACttcaaatgaaatatatgaagaTCTGGACACAGAATCTAAATTTTTACTTTCACAACAAGCAAATCAAGCTTGtcaattaatgtataattacaaCTATAAAAGAGATCTGTGGCTCTGGGACCAAAATTGGACATCTAAAgtattgaaactaaaaaaagataaaaaaaagaaaccagAGATTACAGTAGAAAATAAACCTATTGAACCTGAAGACATTTATGAAAAAAGATTCTTTGAATTAGAAAACATGTTTAAACCATTGATGGCAACAAGTGAACGATTGCCACTTAAAACACCTCATCTAGCTGGCTATCCAGAATGGTATAGAAAATTGTGTGCGCCTCCCAAAGATCCGCATTGGGTTCCTGGTCCATTACTCATAAGCTCTGGTATGCATCTTGTTCCTAAACTTCTTTCTCTTATGTGGAAATCCCTCCCTCTACATTATGTGAGGGGAAATGGTTGGGGCCAACTTGTACCATATGAGACTGACATAAAACTTCCAGATGCTGAACTGGTACCACTTAAAGAATTACAAGACCACTATATTAAAAGTAATGCATCTTGtgactgtaaaataaaaattaataatactgaaCTTCATGAAACTGTGCAAACAAATCTAGTCaaatatgaatgtattttcaaaaaaaaaaatcacaaaaccATACGCAATAGACCTTGCAAAGAAAATTTAGCTGCAGGCTGTGGAATGTTGAAACTTCCACATAAAGATGGGAATCATTTAAATGTTGGAAATCCACTTGCAAGAgatttcttaaataaattttctCAAAATGGACTGTCTGGAAAGGACAGTAAAGCTGAGCACATTATTGAAATATCACGTATGCTATCTTATTGGAGGAACAACAGAGAACGGGTTGAAGGACAAATTGTTGTTTGGACTGATAAATCAAAAGGATATGGTGCCATTATACCACAGGTTGTTGTATGTGGAACATTAACTCGTAGAGCAGTTGAAAGAACATGGATGACAGCTGCTAATGCTATCGATGAACGGGTTGGATCAGAATTACGTAGTATGATTCAATCACCACCAGGTTATTCTTTAGTTGGAGCAGATGTTGATTCTCAAGAATTGTGGATAGCATCTGTTATTGGAGATTCTTATTATGGCAAAGAACATGGTGCTACGGCTTTTGGGTGGATGACACTCAGTGGTAGGAAAAATGATGGCACGGACATGCACAGTTCAACTGCCAAAGCAATTGGAATTACAAGAGATAATgcaaaagtattaaattatgctAGGATTTATGGTGCAGGAAAGCCTTTTTCTGAACGATTATTGAAGCAGTTTAATCCAGACTTAAGTCCTGCCCAAGCAAAACAAAAGGCGATTGCCATGTTTAACATGACAAAAGGAAACAGAATCTACAAACTTCATGACACTGTTTTACCAGAGGTTAAAAAAAGAGAGCATTCCCGACTTGGTGCGCAAGAGCTgtgtactatttataataagagCGTTGATGAATTGTTTAATAAACCTATTTGGAGTGGAGGTTCAGAATCTGCGATGTTCAACAGCCTTGAACAAATTGCATGTTCTAAGCAACCAAAAACGCCTTTTTTAGAATCTAGACTCAGTCGAGCTTTAGAAATAAATGGAGTAGACATAGATAAATTTATACCTACCAGAATAAATTGGGTTGTTCAAAGTGGTGCTGTTGATTTCCTTCATCTGATGTTGGTGTGCATGCGCTGGTTAATCCATCCTAATGTACGGTTTTGCCTAAGTTTTCATGATGAAATACGTTATTTAGTACCAGATGAACATCGTTATCAGACTGCATTAGCTTTACACGTAACAAACTTACTA TTCTGTTGA
- the LOC132944285 gene encoding centrosomal protein of 97 kDa: MTDNSLLDLSSQELRKLPKNENSHIIKVLDVRKNCLQKLENVEQFTELNELIASHNQMMRMYTVAKLSKLVKLDLSNNHLMSIEGLRDLINLSSLNLSNNKIKIIEHLSTNVNLVHIDLSFNSISYITNLSHLLKLERLFLHSNNICHLTNCQHFLPVNLLTLTLANNNLNDLNEISQLCRLGLLREITLTGNSCLEGYTFNYRPFVVNWCPSVKIVDGYAVDDIENLKAEWLYSQGQGRKFHIGQHTALVRYLTETCPITSHALETEQERKLRLVLSKAQQYREQLHRTSTPNIKESGQESLMTRSLDPSVLKSTTQRLSTGSESCQGTPSSMSRSVHLPMTEVNCFVQSPPLPAASTMLPILDSLPSPLTPSIPKSRPIIGLQTPAGEESRAPTMEKLQMIKNKASQMNGIENKDLHQSAIVIQKMWRGYHTRNLNKNVTNIYQHVQMLRFNQYIKQMSKDLVDTKSTLEKEHKLVVLQMQAINELWKKVNSMDNKIGSENNGDSKCLTCSSLDTKVQQLQESMDHVLRCVSPSSQSVAETQTDITAVQTPVEGTCPNANAITRPNFLPLSKSCTNQVVKTTNATAMSSDI; this comes from the exons ATGACTG atAATTCGTTATTGGATTTATCTAGTCAAGAATTGCGAAAGTTGCCAAAAAATGAAAACAGCCATATTATTAAAGTCTTAGATGTgcgaaaaaattgtttacagaaACTAGAAAATGTTGAACAATTTACTGAACTTAatgaa ttaattgcAAGTCATAATCAGATGATGAGAATGTATACGGTAGCAAAATTATCAAAActagtaaaattagatttatctAATAATCATTTGATGAGTATTGAAGGTCTCAGAGATTTAATAAATCTTTCATCGCTTAATTTGTCCAATAACAAAATCAAA ATAATTGAACATTTATCAACCAATGTCAACTTAGTGCACATAGACTTGTCTTTCAACAGCATATCATACATTACCAATTTGAGTCATCTTTTAAAACTTGAA aGGCTTTTCttacattcaaataatatttgtcatttgACCAACTGTCAACATTTCCTTCCAGTCAACTTGCTTACCCTTACTCTAGCCAATAACAATCTTAATGATTTGAATGAAATATCACAGCTTTGTCGTCTTGGTTTGTTAAGAGAAATCACTTTAACTGGTAATAGTTGTCTAGAAGGGTACACATTTAACTACAGACCATTTGTAGTCAATTGGTGCCCTAGTGTGAAAATAGTTGATGGTTATGCTGTGGACGACATTGAAAA tcTAAAAGCTGAATGGCTGTATAGTCAAGGCCAAGGAAGAAAGTTTCATATTGGACAACATACTGCTCTTGTCCGTTATTTAACGGAAACATGTCCAATTACTAGTCATGCTTTAGAGACTGAGCAAGAAAGAAAATTGAGACTAGTTTTGAGCAAAGCTCAACAATATAGAGAACaattacata GAACGagtacaccaaatattaaagaATCAGGACAAGAATCGTTGATGACCAGAAGTCTAGATCCTAGTGTACTGAAGTCTACAACTCAAAGACTATCTACTGGATCAGAAAGTTGCCAAGGAACACCTAGTAGTATGTCTCGCAGTGTCCATTTACCAATGACTGAAGTCAATTGTTTTGTCCAATCTCCACCTCTACCAGCTGCCAGCACTATGTTGCCAATATTAGACTCATTACCTAGTCCACTGACGCCAAGTATACCTAAATCAAGACCTATAATTGGTCTGCAAACTCCAGCTGGCGAAGAGTCTCGAGCACCTACTATGGAAAAATtgcaaatgattaaaaataaagcgTCACAAATGAACGGTATTGAGAACAAAg aTTTACACCAGTCAGCTAtagtaatacaaaaaatgtgGAGAGGTTATCATACTagaaatttgaacaaaaatgtaACTAATATATATCAGCATGTACAAATGCTACGTTTCAATCAATACATTAA GCAAATGAGCAAAGATTTAGTAGATACCAAAAGTACTCTCGAAAAAGAACATAAATTAGTGGTATTACAAATGCAAGCTATAAACGAGTTGTGGaaaaag GTTAACAGTATGGACAACAAAATAGGTAGTGAGAATAATGGCGATTCCAAGTGTCTGACATGCTCTTCATTGGATACtaag GTTCAACAGCTGCAGGAGTCTATGGATCATGTATTGCGGTGTGTAAGCCCTTCATCACAGAGTGTTGCAGAAACACAAACGGATATCACTGCTGTACAGACACCAGTTGAAGGGACTTGTCCGAACGCCAACGCAATAACTAGGCCCAATTTCCTTCCCCTCTCCAAATCTTGTACGAATCAAGTTGTAAAAACTACCAACGCAACTGCAATGTCTTCAGAcatctaa
- the LOC132944286 gene encoding transmembrane protein 165 isoform X1 has translation MFAKVSLLCVVLIATAIASSLPVDENEDLLPTIVPDVGDSLTSEQTTKHTPTVSLGLVHAFVASLSVIIVSELGDKTFFIAAIMAMRHSRITVFTGAISALALMTVLSVLFGYAATVIPRAYTYYISTALFAVFGLKMLREGFKMSPNEGQDELEEVQANLRRKDDENKKNNKDASPVTEKDDKSPAVMPSVVETINVTVDNSTDFKDADIEQQAPKRCRLRFGSKSLLIVSKTLIQAFTMTFLAEWGDRSQLATIILAAREDAYGVALGGVLGHSLCTGLAVIGGRFIAQKISVRTVTIVGGVVFIMFAVTALMFDPNEGET, from the exons ATGTTTGCAAAAGTCAGTCTGCTGTGTGTGGTCCTGATAGCCACGGCCATAGCCAGTTCACTCCCAGTAGATGAAAATGAAGATCTACTACCTACAATTGTACCGGACGTTGGCGATTCACTGACGTCTGAGCAAACAACGAAACATACACCTACCGTTTCTCTGGGATTGGTACATGCCTTCGTTGCTTCACTTTCTGTGATAATTGTCTCGGAGTTGGGCgacaaaacatttttcattgccGCTATTATGGCCATGCGACATTCAAGAATTACAGTATTCACAGGTGCTATATCTGCTCTTGCACTTATGACCGTCTTATCAg ttttatttgGATATGCAGCAACAGTTATACCTCGAGCGTACACATATTACATATCAACAGCTTTGTTTGCTGTGTTTGGACTTAAAATGTTAAGAGAAGGTTTCAAAATGTCTCCTAATGAAGGACAAGATGAACTTGAAGAAGTACAAGCAAATTTACGACGAAAAGATGATGAg aACAAGAAGAATAATAAAGATGCGTCTCCAGTCACCGAGAAAGACGATAAATCGCCTGCGGTTATGCCATCCGTGGTTGAAACTATCAACGTGACTGTTGACAATAGTACTGACTTTAAG GATGCAGACATTGAACAACAGGCCCCAAAAAGATGTAGATTACGATTCGGCAGTAAGAGTTTGTTGATTGTGTCAAAAACTCTGATTCAAGCTTTTACTATGACATTCCTCGCAGAATGGGGAGACCGTAGTCAATTAGCCACTATAATTTTGGCAGCTAgagaa GATGCTTATGGTGTTGCACTTGGAGGAGTCTTAGGACATTCTTTATGTACAGGATTAGCTGTTATCGGTGGTCGTTTTATTGCTCAAAAAATATCTGTTCGAACTG taactATTGTGGGCGGTgttgtatttataatgtttgcCGTGACTGCATTAATGTTTGATCCAAATGAAGGAGAAACGTAG
- the LOC132944282 gene encoding DNA polymerase subunit gamma-1, mitochondrial isoform X1, with protein sequence MYWNRVNVYYAQCVRGHGKYCTVSKFHRPGKITELLAEKSGEEETVVSDSSTRIPRLVPMEKTEFRKNPLNIQMLSANLYEQLFNESHTTDENVLKMALNELSKYDLPSTLHKVPDIELQLPPLEGNIVDHFYEIGKMQSEPYAILMDEFLKQEIPEMPQEWVFREGWTRYGKEIEQCDYPKEKVMIFDVEVCCREGDLPTLATAVTSEAWYSWVSKDLISCNTRSGRYLGYSCKDLIPLETSIKSKEKITEWSNTPKLCVGHHVAYDRARIMEQYWLNRTALRFIDTMSLHVAISGITSYQKTLLKSKDVIEDESWQQHSSLNSLNEVYKLYCKAELSKSDRDTFVKGSLQDINNDFQNLMTYCANDVKATTKVLRKLWPLFLERFPHPVTLAGILELGTSYLPVNSNWKRYLDTSNEIYEDLDTESKFLLSQQANQACQLMYNYNYKRDLWLWDQNWTSKVLKLKKDKKKKPEITVENKPIEPEDIYEKRFFELENMFKPLMATSERLPLKTPHLAGYPEWYRKLCAPPKDPHWVPGPLLISSGMHLVPKLLSLMWKSLPLHYVRGNGWGQLVPYETDIKLPDAELVPLKELQDHYIKSNASCDCKIKINNTELHETVQTNLVKYECIFKKKNHKTIRNRPCKENLAAGCGMLKLPHKDGNHLNVGNPLARDFLNKFSQNGLSGKDSKAEHIIEISRMLSYWRNNRERVEGQIVVWTDKSKGYGAIIPQVVVCGTLTRRAVERTWMTAANAIDERVGSELRSMIQSPPGYSLVGADVDSQELWIASVIGDSYYGKEHGATAFGWMTLSGRKNDGTDMHSSTAKAIGITRDNAKVLNYARIYGAGKPFSERLLKQFNPDLSPAQAKQKAIAMFNMTKGNRIYKLHDTVLPEVKKREHSRLGAQELCTIYNKSVDELFNKPIWSGGSESAMFNSLEQIACSKQPKTPFLESRLSRALEINGVDIDKFIPTRINWVVQSGAVDFLHLMLVCMRWLIHPNVRFCLSFHDEIRYLVPDEHRYQTALALHVTNLLVRAFCIKKLGMTDLPQSVAFFSSVEVDTALRKDALNDCVTPSNPHGLFKGYGVPLGESLDITKAIELSGGNIGMFKKKKRKTDKTKD encoded by the coding sequence ATGTATTGGAATCGTGTTAACGTTTATTATGCGCAATGTGTGCGCGGCCATGGAAAATACTGTACCGTATCCAAATTCCACCGACCGGGCAAAATAACCGAACTGTTGGCTGAGAAATCTGGAGAAGAAGAAACTGTAGTGTCGGACTCGTCGACTAGAATACCGCGCTTGGTACCAATGGAGAAGACCGAATTTCGTAAAAACCCATTGAACATTCAAATGTTGTCGGCCAACTTGTACGAACAGCTTTTCAACGAGTCTCATACCACAGATGAAAATGTTCTGAAGATGGCCCTGAATGAGCTGTCCAAATATGATTTGCCATCGACATTGCACAAGGTGCCTGATATTGAACTCCAATTACCTCCGTTGGAGGGAAACATAGTTGATCACTTTTATGAAATTGGTAAAATGCAAAGTGAACCATATGCAATTCTGATggatgaatttttaaaacaagaaaTACCAGAAATGCCTCAGGAATGGGTGTTCAGAGAAGGTTGGACTAGGTATGGAAAAGAAATCGAGCAATGTGATTATCCCAAAGAGAAAGTCATGATTTTCGATGTCGAAGTATGTTGTAGAGAAGGTGACTTACCTACTTTAGCAACTGCTGTTACATCAGAAGCTTGGTACAGTTGGGTGAGTAAAGACTTAATCAGCTGCAATACCAGGTCGGGTAGATATCTTGGCTATTCATGTAAAGATCTCATTCCATTAGAGACATCAATTAAATCTAAAGAGAAAATCACCGAATGGTCAAACACTCCCAAGTTGTGTGTAGGCCATCACGTTGCTTATGATAGAGCTAGAATTATGGAGCAATATTGGCTAAATCGTACAGCTCTTAGATTTATAGACACCATGTCTCTGCATGTTGCCATCAGTGGAATAACTAGTTatcaaaaaacattattaaaatcaaaagatGTCATCGAAGATGAATCTTGGCAACAACACAGctcattaaatagtttaaatgaagtgtataaactatattgtaaGGCTGAGTTGTCTAAGAGCGATCGTGATACATTTGTTAAAGGTTCACTAcaagatattaataatgattttcaaaatttaatgacCTACTGTGCAAATGATGTTAAAGCCACTACTAAAGTCTTGAGAAAATTGTGGCCTTTATTTTTAGAACGTTTTCCTCATCCTGTTACATTGGCTGGTATTTTAGAATTGGGCACATCATATTTGCCAGTAAATTCAAATTGGAAAAGGTATCTAGACACttcaaatgaaatatatgaagaTCTGGACACAGAATCTAAATTTTTACTTTCACAACAAGCAAATCAAGCTTGtcaattaatgtataattacaaCTATAAAAGAGATCTGTGGCTCTGGGACCAAAATTGGACATCTAAAgtattgaaactaaaaaaagataaaaaaaagaaaccagAGATTACAGTAGAAAATAAACCTATTGAACCTGAAGACATTTATGAAAAAAGATTCTTTGAATTAGAAAACATGTTTAAACCATTGATGGCAACAAGTGAACGATTGCCACTTAAAACACCTCATCTAGCTGGCTATCCAGAATGGTATAGAAAATTGTGTGCGCCTCCCAAAGATCCGCATTGGGTTCCTGGTCCATTACTCATAAGCTCTGGTATGCATCTTGTTCCTAAACTTCTTTCTCTTATGTGGAAATCCCTCCCTCTACATTATGTGAGGGGAAATGGTTGGGGCCAACTTGTACCATATGAGACTGACATAAAACTTCCAGATGCTGAACTGGTACCACTTAAAGAATTACAAGACCACTATATTAAAAGTAATGCATCTTGtgactgtaaaataaaaattaataatactgaaCTTCATGAAACTGTGCAAACAAATCTAGTCaaatatgaatgtattttcaaaaaaaaaaatcacaaaaccATACGCAATAGACCTTGCAAAGAAAATTTAGCTGCAGGCTGTGGAATGTTGAAACTTCCACATAAAGATGGGAATCATTTAAATGTTGGAAATCCACTTGCAAGAgatttcttaaataaattttctCAAAATGGACTGTCTGGAAAGGACAGTAAAGCTGAGCACATTATTGAAATATCACGTATGCTATCTTATTGGAGGAACAACAGAGAACGGGTTGAAGGACAAATTGTTGTTTGGACTGATAAATCAAAAGGATATGGTGCCATTATACCACAGGTTGTTGTATGTGGAACATTAACTCGTAGAGCAGTTGAAAGAACATGGATGACAGCTGCTAATGCTATCGATGAACGGGTTGGATCAGAATTACGTAGTATGATTCAATCACCACCAGGTTATTCTTTAGTTGGAGCAGATGTTGATTCTCAAGAATTGTGGATAGCATCTGTTATTGGAGATTCTTATTATGGCAAAGAACATGGTGCTACGGCTTTTGGGTGGATGACACTCAGTGGTAGGAAAAATGATGGCACGGACATGCACAGTTCAACTGCCAAAGCAATTGGAATTACAAGAGATAATgcaaaagtattaaattatgctAGGATTTATGGTGCAGGAAAGCCTTTTTCTGAACGATTATTGAAGCAGTTTAATCCAGACTTAAGTCCTGCCCAAGCAAAACAAAAGGCGATTGCCATGTTTAACATGACAAAAGGAAACAGAATCTACAAACTTCATGACACTGTTTTACCAGAGGTTAAAAAAAGAGAGCATTCCCGACTTGGTGCGCAAGAGCTgtgtactatttataataagagCGTTGATGAATTGTTTAATAAACCTATTTGGAGTGGAGGTTCAGAATCTGCGATGTTCAACAGCCTTGAACAAATTGCATGTTCTAAGCAACCAAAAACGCCTTTTTTAGAATCTAGACTCAGTCGAGCTTTAGAAATAAATGGAGTAGACATAGATAAATTTATACCTACCAGAATAAATTGGGTTGTTCAAAGTGGTGCTGTTGATTTCCTTCATCTGATGTTGGTGTGCATGCGCTGGTTAATCCATCCTAATGTACGGTTTTGCCTAAGTTTTCATGATGAAATACGTTATTTAGTACCAGATGAACATCGTTATCAGACTGCATTAGCTTTACACGTAACAAACTTACTAGTAAGAgcattttgtattaaaaaattaggcATGACTGATTTGCCTCAATCAGTAGCATTTTTCAGTTCTGTTGAAGTCGATACTGCCCTTAGAAAAGATGCTCTAAACGATTGTGTTACACCATCCAACCCACATGGATTATTTAAAGGCTATGGAGTTCCACTTGGAGAATCATTAGACATTACTAAAGCTATAGAGTTGTCTGGTGGAAATATTGGAATGTTCAAAAAGAAAAAGCGGAAAACTGATAAAACGAAAGactga